The Streptomyces sp. NBC_00483 genome contains the following window.
TGACCCCGCTCAAGCGCCTCGAGGTCACGGGCCCGGGCGCCCTGACGTTCCTGCAAGGCCTCTCAACGAACCAGCTGGACAAGGCAGTCGGCGCGGTGACGTACACCCTGCTCCTCGACGAGGCGGGCGGCGTACTGAGCGACCTCACCGTCGCCCGGCTCGCCGATGACCGCTTCCAGGTCGGCGCCAACAGCAACCTCGACCTCGCCTGGCTGCGCCGCCACCTGCCCGCCGACGGCACCGTGCAGGTCCGTGACATCACGGCCGGTACCTGCTGCATCGGGGTATGGGGCCCGCGCGCCCGCGACCTCGTGCAGCCCCTCACCGACGCCGACTTCTCGCACGAGAACTTCGGCTACTTCAAGGCGAAGCAGGCCTTCATCGGGGACGTCCCGGTGACCGCGATGCGCCTGTCCTACGTCGGTGAACTGGGCTGGGAGCTGTACACCACCGCCGATCTGGGCCTGCGCCTGTGGGACACGCTCTGGCGGGCCGGACAGGAGCACGGCGTGATCGCGGCGGGCCGCAGCGCCTTCAACTCCCTGCGCCTGGAGAAGGGTTACCGCGCCTGGGGCCACGACATGACCAGCGAGCACAACCCCTACGAGGCCGGCGTGGGCTTCGCCGTCCGCAAAAAGAAGGGCGACTACGTGGGCCGCGACGCGATCGTCGACGTCACCAAGGACACGGTGGACCGCCGCCTCACGGCCCTCCTGATCGAGGACGACCGCTCGGTGGTCATGGGCCACGAACCGGTCCACGTGAACGGCCACCCCTGCGGCTACGTCACCAGCGCCGCGTACGGCTACACCCTCGGCCGCCCGATCGCCTACGCCTGGCTCCCGGCCGAGCACGCGGAACCCGGAACACGGGTGGAGATCGGCTACTTCGGCGACCGAGTGGCGGCGACGACGGCGGCGGAGCCGCTGTTCGACCCGGAGATGACGCGAATCCGCCGGTGAGCCGGGTCGCGACGTCGGCGTAGCCGTCGGTGGCAGACGTGTGCGCCTGCCACCTGGTCGGCGACCGAGCGGCGCCGGATCACCCCAACAGGTCCCCGATCGTCCGAGCCACCTCGACCGCCCGCGGATCCGCGCCGCCCGGCCACGGGCCCCGAGCGATCGTGTAGCCGAAGGCCACACCCGTGTCCGGGTCGACGCAGCCCAGCGAGCCGCACGCGCCGTCGTGGCCGATGCTGCGCGGGCCGCCCCACGCCAGCTGCTTGCTCGGCTTCTGGAAGATGATGGCGTGTGCGCGGTCGTGCTGGTCGAGTACCTCGTCGTAGCCGCGTACCTGCTGTTGGCCGACCGTGGCGACGGTGTCGGGGCTCAGCAGCGGCGCGGATCCCTCGACACCCGTGACCGCGGCCGCGAGCAGCGTGGCGATGCCGAGGGCGTCGGCCGTCGCCGAGCCCGCGGGGTGGCCGAAGCGCCAGGACTGCTCGTCGTTGGCGAGATGGACGGGCGCGCCGGGCCGGGGCCCGAAGGTCAGCCGCTGCATCGCGTGCGGCGGGCCCTGCGGCTTCGGGTGTTCGCCGAGCGGCGGGATCATCGGCAGAACGTCCACGCGCCGCTCCTCGAGCCCCTGCCCCTCGGGGAGACCGAGGTAGAACGCGGCACCGAGCGGGCGGCGGATCTCCTCCTCGTAGAAGTCGTGGAGCGTGCGCCCGGTGATCCGGAAGACCAGTTCGGCGGCCAAGTTGCCGATCGTCAGGCCGTGGTAGCCGAAGGCCGACCCCGGATGCCACAGCGGCCGTGTCGCGGCCAGTCGCTCGGCACCCTTGTGATGGTCGAGCAACTCGTCCCAGGCCAGCCCGGGTTGAGCCTCCGGCAGCCCGGCCTGGTGCGAGAGCAGCTGCCGTACGGTGACCCGATCCTTCCCGGCCTGTCCGAACTCGGGCCAGTACGAGGCCACCGTCGCGTCGAGGTCCAGCAGCCCGCGCTCGACCAGGAGCCCGACCGAGACACCGATGATGTTCTTCGACGTCGAGTACGGCACGATCAGCGAGTCACGTCCCAGATGCGGCCCGCCGTATGCGTCGAGCGCGAGCTGCCCGTCCACGTACGCCGCGACCTGGATCGAGAGGTCGGGATCGGCGGACAGCAGCCGGTCCAGCCGGTCGACGACTTCCTCGAGACCGGCATCGGCCCGTCCGGACAACGGCCCTTGCAGCTCCGACAGCTTCATCGCTCTCCCTCGATCCGCGCGTGCGCCCAACCGATCACCGGCGCTTGCACGTGTCAAGAGTCTGCGTGGGGTTCCACCGGAACCCTGCGAGGTTCGCCCGAATCACCATGTGTTCCCATATCCGGGCCGAGGGAGTGGGATGTCGCGCGGACCGCCGCGCGGGTCGGCGTAGCGAAGGGCGGGTGGCGGGGTGGCAGGCGCAGGGGACAGAGGCGCGCGGACAGTCATGTGGTTGCTGTGCGCGGTGCTGATGCTCGCCGTCGGGGCGGCGATGATCCCCGAGTTCCGCGCGGCGCAGGAACGGGAGCGGGAGTTCCGGGCGGCGCCGGTGTGCGCCTCGGCCCCGGTCGAGGTGTCGGACTGCCGGTGGAAGCAGAAGTTCACCGTACGCAGCGTGGACCTGCACCGCGGATCGAGGCACAAGTCGCCGGAGGCCGACCTGCTGCTGCCCTCCGGCAAGCCATGGCATGTGAACTTCCGGAACTACAACCCCGTCGCATCGGGCCTCGAACCGCGCGACAAGGTGGTCGGACTGATCTGGCGCGGCGACGTCGTCGACCTGCGCGACACCGAGGGTGAGCACCAGGAGACCACCGAGGGCCCGCTGGACTGGCCGACGGACCGCCTCGGCGGCGCCCTCGCGTTCCTGTCTTTCGGAGCGGCCGCCCTGGTCGGCGCGCTGTGGTCGGCGTTCGCCCGCGGCAACCGGCGCCACGAAGCGGCCGGGAGAATGGTGCGCCTGCACGGCATCCCCCTCGGCGTCACCGCCATCCTGATCCTGTGGCTGCAATCGGCCAACGACTGGCCCGCGCGGTCGCTTCCGATCATCTGGGGGATCGTCGCGGCGCTGATCCTCGCCAACATGGTGGGCTTCGTCGTGGCGGCGCTGCGCGGGCAGATCGGGCGCGCGAGCGGCGAAGCGTGACGGCGGCTCAGCCCACCAGTGCCCCGCTGAGCAGATGGCCGCGCCGATGGTCGTGACCGCCGTGCAGACCCACAAGATCGCCCTGCGCGCGCTCCTCACCGAACTGGCGGAGGACGCCGGCGTGCGCAACTCGGTCGCGGTGGGCGCCCAGTTGGCCGTGCTGTTCGACGGGGCGATGGCCCTCGCGACGTTCGCGGGGGACACGGACGCCGCGCTGCACGCACGCAAGGCGGCGCAGGCGGTGCTGGCCGCGGAACTGTGACGTGTGGCTACGAGATATTCGTAGTCACACGTCACAGTCCCGAGCGAGCGGCGGGTGCTGGATTGTGCGCTACTCCGGCTCCAATACGAAGGTGTACTCGGCCTGAAGGTACGGCTCCGTGAGCTTGCTGCCGTCGGGCGGCGGGGCGGAGGCTGGGTCGCGTTCAGCGAAGGGGACGATGAGGGGGTCCTTCGTGCCGAACACGACGTCGCTGTCCAGGTATTGGCTGCCCTCCCGGAACAGATGGGTGATCAGTTTGCGGTGGCCGGGGTGGTCGATGAGGAAGTGCACGTGGGCCGGGCGGAAGTGGCTGATCCGGGTCCTGTGGATGAGCTCGCCCACCGGGCCGTCCATGGGGATGGCGTAGCCGAGGGGCGCGACGGTGCGGATGCAGTACGTGCCGTCCTCGCGGGTGGTGTACTTCGCGCGCAGCCGGGCCTCGTCGACCTCGGGGACCTGGGACTCGTACGCGCCGTCGGTGTCGGCCTGCCATACGTCGAGGACGACGTGGGGGAGTGGCCTGCCCGCGGTGTCGGTGACCGTACCGGTGAGGAAGAGCGGGGTGCCGGGGAGGCCGTCCGACATGTCGTGGGCGTGGGGTACGTCGGGGGAGCCGTCGATGTGGAACGGGCCGAGGACCGTGGCGGGCGTGGCACGCTCGGAGAAGCGGTGGCCGAGCTCCACGGTGAGCATGCTCAGTCCCAACACGTCGGAGGCCAGCACGAGTTCCTGGCGTTTGTCGTCGCTGAGCCGGCCGGCCTCCGTGAGCCAGGTGATCGCGGCCGCCCACTCGTCCTCCGTCAGGTTCACCTCGCGGGCGTACGCGTGGAGGTGGCGGACGAGGGAGGTCAGCAGCTCGGCCAGGCGCGGGGAATCGGCGGTGGACCAGCGGCCGACGGCCAGTTGGGTGAGGTCGTGCTCGTCGATGGACACGGGCTACTCCTGCGGGGAGGCGGAGGGCAAGGGAGTTGGTGGGATCGGAGTGCTGTGCTGTTCCACTGAGGCGAAGATGTCCCGGGCGACCGGCGTGCGGATCTCCTCCGCCAGCTGCCCGATCAGGCCCGCGGTGCGGGCGAGCAGGGCGAAGCCGCGCAGGAGGGGGAGTGGGAGGCCCAGATCGGCGAGGGCGGCTCCGCACACCCCGGCGCCGTTGAGGGGGAGCGTGCGGCCGAGGACGCCCGGGTGGGTGCGGCCGATGGCCTCGAAGAGGGTGAGGTGCGGGCCGAAGAGGCCCTCCTCGCGGGCGATGTCCATGAGGCGCTGGGTGCGCGGGTCGCCCTCCTTGTGGAGGTGGTGGCCCAGGCCCGGGATCAACTCGTGTGCGGAGTGGGTGTGTTGGATCGTGCGGCGCGCCAACGAGTCCCAGGCTGTCTGGTCGTCGGGGGCCGGGTGCTCGGTGCCGAGTGAGGTCACCACTGCGGCGAGGTAATGGCCCGTGTCCTCGGTGACGCCGAGGAAGCGGGAGCCGCCGCCCAGCAGTCCGGCGGCGAGGGCGCCCTGGACCGAGTCCGGGGCGGAGAGGTACGTGAGGCGGGAGACGATCGCGGTCGGGGTGAAGCCGTGGTCGGCGAGCGCGGCCAGGACCGCCTCGAAGACGCGGGTCTCGCCGGGGCTCGGGCGGCGCTGCGTGGCCAGCCAGAACGCCAGCTCACCGAAGCCGACGGAGCCCATGATGTCCTCGGCCAGGTCCTGGCCGAGGAGCGTGATCCGCTTCGGGTCCGATGCGCCCAGGGCTGTGGGGTAGGAGGGGGGTGTGGTGGATGTGGGGTGGGTGGGCTGGTTGGGCTGCTTCGGTTGGTTGGGGTGTTTCGGGTGCTTCGGCTGGTCAGGCATGTGGGGGCTCCGTGGGGGTGGGCTTGGTCAGCCATGTGCGCAACTCCTCGCCGTGTTCGTCCAGTTCGGGCGGTGGGAGGCGGTACGTGGCAGGGGTCGCGGAGAAGCGGATCGGGTGGCGGGTCGTGGGCAGGGTGCGGTCGCCCTCGCCGACGGTGACGACCGGGTCGAGGCCGAACTCCTCGGCCATCGTGAAGCCGCCGTCGATCGTGTTGATCGGGCCGCTCGGGACTCCGGCCTTCACCAGCAGCGTGAACCATTCGTGCGCGCCGCGCGTGGCCAGGCGCTCGACCAGGATCGGGCGCAGTTCGTCGCGGTGGGACGTGCGATCGGCGTTGCGGGCGAAACGCGGGTCGTCGGCGGTATTCGGGATGCCCAACACGGAGCACAGCGTGCGGAATTGGCCGTCGTTGGCGGCGGCGACGATCAGGTCGTGGTCGGCCGTCGGCAGCGGTTCGTACGGGAAGACGCTGGGGTGGGCGTTGCCCATGCGGTAGGGGACCGTGCCCCCGGCGACGTACGCGGAGCTGTGGTTGACGAGGCCGGTGAGCGCCGAGGAAAGGAGGTTCACCTCGACGTGCTGGCCCTCGCCGGTGGCATCGCGGTGGCGCAGCGCCGCGAGGATACCGATGGCGGCGTGGTTGCCCGCCATGACGTCGAAGACGGAGATGCCGGCCCGGAAGGGCGGGCCCTCCGGGTCCCCGGTCAGGCTCATCAGGCCGGACATGGCCTGCACCATCAGGTCGTAGCCGGGGACGTCACGGCCCGCGCCGGTGCCGAATCCGGTGATGGACGTGTAGACGAGGCGGGGGTTCGCGGCGTGGATCGTCTCGAAGTCGAGGCCGTAGCGGTCCAGGCCGCCGGGGCGGAAGTTCTCTATCAACACGTCGGCGCGGTGGGCGAGTTCGGCCGCGAGCGCGGCATCGGACTCGTCCCGGAGGTCCAAGGAGAGGGAGCGCTTGCCGCGGTTGATGCCCAGGTAGTACGTCGAGACGCCGTCGTGGACCGGGGGCATCCACGTGCGGGTGTCGTCGCCGCGCGGGCCCTCGACCTTGATGACGTCGGCGCCGAGGTCCGCGAGCAGCATCGTCGCGTACGGGCCCGCGAGGATGCGGGAGAAGTCGGCGACGAGGATGCCGGACAGCGGTCCTTTGGTGGGCGGTTGATCGGGTGCGGTGCTTGGTGGCATGGAGTCGGCCTCTCCGTGTCCGAGGGCCGGACACTTGCCCGTGTGGGGGATGCGGGAGCTCGGCGGGTGTGGCGTCACGGAGTGGTGGGTGCGCTCTCGGGGCTCCGCCACGGGCCCCGCTGCTCAAGCGCCGCAGGGGCTTGAATTGGGCCAGTCGGCTTCTGTGCCAGCGTCACATGTGGGACCGACTCCATCCGCGCGAAGTCGAGGCTGATCTCTCCCGCCGCGTGCAGCAGGCGCGGCAGGTGGGCGTGCACCAGGACGTCGACCGGGGTCTCGGCCGCGTGCGCGTTGACGTTGAGGCTCGCGATCACGCGGCCCGTGCCGTCCCGCAGGGGCGCCGCCACCGAACGGATGCCGCGGGCCAGCTGCTCGTCCGTGAGGGCCCAGCCGCGGGCCCGTACGTCGCACAACTCCGCCTCCCACTCGGCGCGTTCGGGGCGCCAGAGCGGAGTGAGGCCCGAGCGGCTCGGCTCGGCGAGAACCCGTGCCGCCTCGTCCGGGGCGAGCGCGGCGAGCAGTACCTTGCCGAGGGAGGTCTGGAGCGCGGGGAAGCGGGTGCCGATCTGCACGGACAGCGTGACGATCTTCGGGCGGGCCACCCGGGCGACGTAGACGATGTCCGAACCGTCGAGCTGCGCGATCGAGCAGGACTCGTCGGTCTGCTCGACGAGGCGTTCCAGATGGGGGCGCGCCACGTCCCACAGGCCCATCGAGCGGACGTAGGCGACCCCGAGGTCGAGCACGCGCGGCGTGAGCGCGAAGCCGGCGGCGCACTGGCGGACGTAGCCGAGTTCGGTCAGCGTCAGCAGGATGCGGCGCGCGGTCGGGCGGGCGAGGCCCGTATCGGTCGCGACCTCGGCGAGCGACATCACCGGGCGGCCCGACCGGAACGCGGTGATCACGTCCAGACCGCGGGCCAACGCCTCGATGAAGTCCGGGCCGGTTCCTTCGCGTGGCATGGCGGCTCCTCCGTGCCATGGGCCAATCGATCCAACTCCCCACTGTTCCATGGGGATTGACAGCAGGGTGCGCCTTCATCAGCATCGGTGGCAATGGTCGACCGGCATACGGACGCTCGTCCGACAGGGGGCGATGCGGGTCCGGACCGATCCAGAGAGGTCCGGAGTGCCGGAGAGGAGACCGATGATGCATCGCTCAGCTCCCTCGGAACCACCGAACCCGCCGAACCCGCCGGAATCGTTCCCGCCCGGACGGCCCGTCGTCCTGCGCGGCGGCACCGTCCTGCCCATGGACCGCGCCCGTCGGGTCCTCCCCGGCACCGATGTGCTGGTCATCGGTGATCGCATCGCCGCCGTCGGGCCTCAACTCGCGGTAGCCGACGGCACGTTGGAGATCGACGCCACCGACGGCATCGTCATGCCCGGCATGATCGACACGCATCGGCACATGTGGCAGACCGCCATGCGCGGCTACGGCGCCGACTGGACGCTCACCCAGTATTTCGTCTGGTACTACCTCGAACACGGCACCGCCTTTCGCCCGCAGGACATCCACGCGGGCAACCTGCTCGCCGCCGTCGAGGCGCTCGACGCGGGCGTCACGACGGTCGTCGACTGGTCGCACGGGCTGCAGAGCACCGCGCACGCCGAGGCCGCCGTGGACGCGCTGCGCTCCGTTCCCGGCCGGTACGTCCTCGCCTACGGGAACATCCAGCAGGCGCCCGCCGAATGGGCCACGGCCCCGGACTTCCGGGCCTTCGCGCGTCGGCACATCGCCGATGCCGACGACATGCTCGGCTTCCAGCTCGCCTTTGACGTCACGGGCGACCCGGCCTTCCCCGAGAAGCCCGCCTTCGAGGCCGCCCGCGAACTCGGCGTACCCGTCACCACGCACGCAGGGGTGTGGGGCGCCACCAATGACGACGGCATCCGCCTCATGCACGAGCACGGCTTCATGACACCCGAGACGGTGTACGTGCACGCGGCGACGCTGTCACCGGACTCGTACCAGCGCATCGCGGCGACCGGCGGCTCGGTGTCCGTGTCCACGGAGAGCGAGCAGAGCGCGGGCCAGGGCTATCCGACGACCTGGGCGTTGCGCGCCCACGGCATCCCCGTGTCCCTGTCGATGGATACGAGCGTGTGGTGGAGCGGCGATCTGTTCTCCGCGATGCGTACGACGCTGGGCGCCGACCGGGCCCGCGAGCACTTGGAGGCGCACGCGCTGGGGGAGACCGTCACGCACTGCGCGCTGCGGGCGGAGCAGGTCGTGGAGTGGGCGACCGCGGGCGGCGCGCGGGCGCTCGGCCGTGACCGTGACCTCGGCAGCGTGGAGGAGGGCAAGAAGGCCGATCTCGTCCTCGTAAAGAACGACCACTCACCTGTTTCCTTCCCGCTTCTCAATCCCTACGGACACATCGCCTTCCAGGCTCAGCGCGGTGATGTGCACACCGTCCTTGTCGACGGGCGGGTCGTGAAGCACGAGCACCGCCTCGTCGACATCGACCTCGCCGCCGTGCGACGCGAGGCCGAGGGCACCGTCGAGCACCTGCGGTCGACGCTGGGCGAGGAGGCGTGGCGGGCCGGAATGAACCCCGACGTTCCCGAGGCGAAGATCCTCGACAACCCGTACACGTACACCGACTTCCGGTCCGGAACGACCCACGGCCGGTGAGGTCCCCGATCGGCCGGACGGAGGCCGCGTCGAGGGCATCGAGTGCGGTGTGAAAGACTTTCACCCTGCCGGTGCGAGCACGGTCCCCATGGAGACCGTCGACGCCACCATCTCTTCTTTCGTCCTCCGGATGCCACGACCGTTTTTCTCCCCGGTCGCGCCGTGTCCGGACGTCGGCATGAGCGGGTGGGGCAGGCCGCCCGCCCCGGCGCCTGCCCCAGTCCACCTCGCGCGACGGAACGACGGAACCAAGCCACATGACACAACTGGATGAGACGGCCGCGACCCCGAGCGCCGCAGGCCCGGTGGACAGTGCGGACGGCGGTGACAAGCCCAGCCGTTACGCGAAGAAGGCGGTGTTCGCCTCCTCCCTCGGCTACGCGATGGACGGCTTCGACCTGCTGATCCTGAGCTTCGCCCTCTCCGCCATCTCCGCCGACCTCGGCCTGGACAAGGCGCAGGGCGGCTCGCTCGCCACCATCACGCTCATCGGCGCCGTCGTCGGCGGACTCGGCTTCGGGATGCTCGCCGACCGGATCGGGCGGGTGAAGGTCCTCACCTACTCGGTGATCTTCTTCGCCGTCTTCACCGGCCTCTCGGCGCTGGCGACGTCGTACGGGGAGCTGTCCGCGTTCCGGTTCCTGGCCGGCGTCGGGATCGGCGGCGAGTTCGGCATCGGTATGACGCTCGCCGCCGAGGCGTGGCCGAGCAAGAAGCGGGCGCGCGCCACGTCGCTGGTCGCGCTCGGCTTCCAGGCCGGCGTGCTGGCCGCGGCGCTCATCTCGGCGCCGGTGCTCGCCGCATGGGGCTGGCAGGGACTGTTCCTGATCGGCGCGGTGCCCGCGGTGGTCGCCATCGCGCTGCGCTCCCGGCTGCACGAGCCCGAGCACTTCACGCGCAGCCGCAGCGAGGGCGCGCGCCTGTCGACGCTCGCCTCACTGAAGCTGCTGGTGAAGGACGGGCCCACGGCCCGCGCCAGCTTCGGCGTCCTCGTCCTGACCTCGGTCCAGAACTTCGGCTACTACGGCATCATGACGTGGCTGCCGACCTACCTGAGCGAACGGTTCGGCTACAGCCTCACCAAGTCCTCCGGCTGGACCGCCGTCACCGTCGTCGGCATGGCGCTCGGGATTCTTCTTTTCGGTGAACTCGCCGATCGGCTCGGCAGGCGCAGGACGTTCTGGTTCTTCCAGGTCGGCGCGGCCGTCTCCGTCCTCGCGTACAGCCAGCTCGTCTCGCCCTGGGCGCTGTTCGTCGGCGGCGCCGTGATGGGCCTCTTCGCCAACGGCATGACCGGCGGCTACGGCGCGCTGATGGCCGAGCTGTACCCGACGCAGGTGCGGGCCACCGCGCAGAACACCCTGTTCAACATCGGCCGTGCGGTGGGCGGTTTCGCGCCCGTCGTCGTGGCCCTGTGCGCGGACCGGTGGGGCTTCGCCGTCGCCATCGGCCTGCTGTCCGCGATCTACGTCGCCGACATCCTCGCCATGTTCGTCATCCCGGAGCGCAAGGGTTCGCGGCTCGCCTGAGGGCCCCTGACGGCACCCGCGCAGGGTGCTCGCCTTCGGCGCGGACGGGCCGCATGCTGGGACCGGACGTCCGCGCCGAAGGGGAGGCAGCCGTGACTGCTCGCGATCAGGATCTGCGTACCCAGAAGATCTGGGCCCGCGACGCGCCCCACTACGACGGCTGGATGCGCCGCATCGACCGACACCTGCTGCGCGGGGGACGCGCCCGGTTGTGCGAGCGGGCCCACGGCCGGGTTCTGGAGGTCGCCGTCGGTACCGGCCTCAACCTGCCGTACTATCCCAAGGGCACCGACCTGACCGGGATCGACCTCTCCCCGGACATGCTGGCCCGCGCCCGGGTACGCGCCGCGGACCTCGGTGTCGACGCCATCCTCAGCGAGGCGTCCGCGACCCGGCTCCCGTTCCCCGACGGCTCCTTCGACACGGTCGTCTGCGCGCTGGCCCTGTGCTGCATCCCCGACGACCGCTCGGCCGTCGCCGAGATGCACCGCGTTCTCGCGCCGGGCGGCACGCTCCTCCTGATCGACCATGTCATCAGCCACCGCTTCGCCGTCCGCACGCTCCAGCGGGCGATCGAACCCGTGATGATGAAGCTCGCCGACGACCACCAACTGCGCCGCCCGCTGCACCTCGTACGGGAGGCGGGATTCAAAGTCGTCGAGCGTGAGCGCTACAGCTTCGGCGTGATCGAACGGCTCGTCGCGGTCAAGCCGGAGCTGGAGCCGGATCCCGAGCCGGAGTGAGGGAGTCCAGGACGGCGGCGAGGTCCGCGCCCGCGCGCAGGAGTTCCACGGAGCGCGCGCCGATCCGGTCGAGGCGTTCCACGAGGATGTGCCGGACCCGCTCAGGACCGCCGCCCTCCTGGAGTGAGTGCAGCGAGTCGATGATGTCCCGCACCGCGGGGATGCCGTATCCGCTGCCGCGCAGCGCCGCGACGATCCTGGCCGCGCCGATCGCCGGGGCGTCGTAGCGGCGCGCCCGCAGCGAGGTCACGCGCTCGGGCGTGACGAGCCCCTCCCGCTCCCAGAAGCGCAGCGTCGAGGTGCGGACGCCGAGCGCGGCGGCGAGTTCGGTGATGGTCATGGTGTCGGCGCCCTCGGCCGCGCTGTGGTGGGCCGCTTCGGTTTCGACCGCGCCGTGGTGAGCCGCCTCGGACTCGATCGCCCACAGCGCCTGCTGGGCGCGCAGCACCTCGTCGCCTTCGCGCGCGAGGCCGACGTGCACGGCGTTGATCGAGGCAGCCGCCTCCGTGACCGTCCGCGTCCACAGGTCGGCCATCAGCTGCCGGGCGGCGACGGGCCCGACGGCCCCGGCGAGCCCCCGGTAGGCACGCAGCGCCTGTACGTGGACGGGCGCGTAGGCCCGATAGCCATTGCCCGACCGCACGGCCGCCGGGATGACCCCGAGCCGCTCCAGATCGCGCACCTGTTGCACGGAGTACGCCGACTCCCTGGCGACATCGACGGTCCTGAGCGCGCTCTCGTCGGGCATCGGTCCCCTCTCGCCTCCCCGCAACCCCACACAAGCACTTCAAGCCGATGCTTGAACCATGACCAGCAACACGAGTATGGAACAGATCATCACGACCGTGCGCGGCTTCGACGGCGCGCTCGTCCTCGCTCCCGAGCCCGGCGGTGATTTCCCCGAGATCGCGTGGGGCGACGCGTTCTTCTACTACGCGCCGGACGGCGAGGTCCCGCAGGCCGTCCAGCCGTACGGGACGATCGTCACCAAGAACTATCCGGGTGACGTGCTGTCGGCACTGGACGCACCCGGCCGCCTGCGCGTGAACATCCAGCTCGACCGGGCCACGTTCCAACAGCTCACTGGAGAGTCCCCGGTGGACCACGCGGCCGTCGACACCGTGCTGCCCCATCCCGTGTACGGCGCCCAGAACTGGATCTGCGTCGTCAATCCCGGTGAGGGGACGTACGACACGGTCCTGTGGCTGCTGCGCGCCGCGCACGACGCCGCACGGGCCCGCTTCGAGCGCCGTCGGCAGACGTGATCAGCAGACCGTGCCCGGCCGGGCCGCCGTCGCCCGCAGCAACTCCCGCACCAGCTCGAAGTCGACGGCGGCCGCCTTCCGGAACCGTAGGCACCCCTTGCCCATGTCCTGCCCCGCGAGCCGCTCGGTGAAGGCCTCACGCACATCGCTGCGCATCAGATAGAAGGAGATGTACTGCTTCTGGCCCGCGAACGCGATCTCGGCGACACCGTCCCGCTCGTAGGCGGGCATGCCGTACGCCATGACCTCCGCGAAGCCGGCCAGCTCGGCGCGGCACAGCCGCCGGAGTTCGCCGAGCGCGGCCCTGCGCTCGTCGGGCACCTCGTCGAGGTAGTCGTCCACGGTCCGGGCGGAGCTTTGCACCATGGCGGGATCGTACGTCGCCGCTCGCACTGCCGTCGGCGTGCTCGCTCACGCCTCACTCGGCGCCGGGGCAGGAGACAGGACGTCGGGTGCCGGCGTCGCCCGGCGGGCGCCCGCGCGGGTGGCGCCGACGCCGGCGGCGACCACGAAGGCGATACCGGCGGCGGGTGCCAGGCCGGGTGTCTGGCCGAGGACGAGGAGGCCGACCAGCATGGCGATGGCGGGTTCGAGGCTCATCAGGGTCCCGAAGGCCGACGTGGTCAGGCGTCGCAGGGCGAGGAATTCGAGGGCGAAGGGCAGTACGGGACTCAGGGCGGCCAGGGCGAGCATGATCCACAGAGTCGGCCAGGTGACGTGGGCCGTGACGGCGGGCGCGGCGACGATCATGCCGAGCACGCCGGCGACGGGCATGGA
Protein-coding sequences here:
- a CDS encoding DUF6194 family protein, giving the protein MEQIITTVRGFDGALVLAPEPGGDFPEIAWGDAFFYYAPDGEVPQAVQPYGTIVTKNYPGDVLSALDAPGRLRVNIQLDRATFQQLTGESPVDHAAVDTVLPHPVYGAQNWICVVNPGEGTYDTVLWLLRAAHDAARARFERRRQT
- a CDS encoding iron chaperone, producing MVQSSARTVDDYLDEVPDERRAALGELRRLCRAELAGFAEVMAYGMPAYERDGVAEIAFAGQKQYISFYLMRSDVREAFTERLAGQDMGKGCLRFRKAAAVDFELVRELLRATAARPGTVC
- a CDS encoding MFS transporter; protein product: MTQLDETAATPSAAGPVDSADGGDKPSRYAKKAVFASSLGYAMDGFDLLILSFALSAISADLGLDKAQGGSLATITLIGAVVGGLGFGMLADRIGRVKVLTYSVIFFAVFTGLSALATSYGELSAFRFLAGVGIGGEFGIGMTLAAEAWPSKKRARATSLVALGFQAGVLAAALISAPVLAAWGWQGLFLIGAVPAVVAIALRSRLHEPEHFTRSRSEGARLSTLASLKLLVKDGPTARASFGVLVLTSVQNFGYYGIMTWLPTYLSERFGYSLTKSSGWTAVTVVGMALGILLFGELADRLGRRRTFWFFQVGAAVSVLAYSQLVSPWALFVGGAVMGLFANGMTGGYGALMAELYPTQVRATAQNTLFNIGRAVGGFAPVVVALCADRWGFAVAIGLLSAIYVADILAMFVIPERKGSRLA
- a CDS encoding class I SAM-dependent methyltransferase, producing MTARDQDLRTQKIWARDAPHYDGWMRRIDRHLLRGGRARLCERAHGRVLEVAVGTGLNLPYYPKGTDLTGIDLSPDMLARARVRAADLGVDAILSEASATRLPFPDGSFDTVVCALALCCIPDDRSAVAEMHRVLAPGGTLLLIDHVISHRFAVRTLQRAIEPVMMKLADDHQLRRPLHLVREAGFKVVERERYSFGVIERLVAVKPELEPDPEPE
- a CDS encoding MerR family transcriptional regulator yields the protein MPDESALRTVDVARESAYSVQQVRDLERLGVIPAAVRSGNGYRAYAPVHVQALRAYRGLAGAVGPVAARQLMADLWTRTVTEAAASINAVHVGLAREGDEVLRAQQALWAIESEAAHHGAVETEAAHHSAAEGADTMTITELAAALGVRTSTLRFWEREGLVTPERVTSLRARRYDAPAIGAARIVAALRGSGYGIPAVRDIIDSLHSLQEGGGPERVRHILVERLDRIGARSVELLRAGADLAAVLDSLTPARDPAPAPA